The segment ATGCGGTAAATACAGCTCAACGTTTACAGTCCATTGCAAAACCCAACCAGATCATCATCAGCGAAGCAGCATGGAAAAATGTAAAGGAATCATTCAACTGCAGAAAAGTTGGTGATGTAGCGTTGAAAAATAAACTCCAGGAGGTAGCTGTGTATGAAGTATTGGATTGATCCGGTATTTATGCAGCATTTCTTCTGACTGATTCAGGAGCTGAATGAATGATAAATAAAAGCCTGAACTGTCTAACTTCTATTGGTAACAGGTGTGACCAACGTCACATTTGTTCTTTCTGCGATCGGATAGCTTTGCAATTCGATCAAACTATACAATCGTTGAAACAGGTTTATCTTTTCGTTGTATTAATTTTCATCACAATATCCGCTGTTGCACAGGATAACCGTGAGGTGCAAACGCAAAACCACTTCTGGACAAGCGTCAATACACAGGCACGCATCAGTAATAAATGGTCGGTTATTGCCGATCTGCACATCCGCCGCACCAACTATTTAAAGAATAATAACTTTTATTATACAAGAGTTGGCGCAGCCTATCATATCAATAAAAATCTGAGTGTTTCGCTTGCGGGAGGGCATATGTGGCTCGCCAATAAAACGGCTACCACCGAACTCTTTGTGAATGAAAACAGGCTGGTGCAACAAATTCAACTCAATCAGCCTTTGGGTAAAATACAATTGTCGCAGCGTTTGCGGATAGAAGAACGTTGGATACAGAGAGTAGTGAACAGTGAACTGACTGATACCTACAGGTACAGCACCCGTTTCCGGTATCAGTTAGGTCTTTCCATTCCGCTCAGTAAAAAAAAATACATTCCTTCACTTGCGTTTGCGGATGAGCTGATGATGCAGACGGGTAAACATATTATCTACAACAATTTTGATCAGAACCGTTTCTTTGCCGGCATCAAGCAACAGATCACTCCTTCATTGGCTGCCGACTTTGGTTATATGTACGTATGGCAGCAACGGCTGAGTGGCTACCAGTATAACCGTAACCACACTATTCGCTTGTTTTTTTACTGGCAACCTGATTTCCGAAAAAAGCATACGGCTACTCCAACAGCACAAAACAACCTACCGCTTCTGTAAAGCTTTTTGCAGGCATGCAATGAATACTTAGCTTAGTGGAATTGACCAATCAAGCATGAGTTATGAAGTATTTATTGTTATTCTTTTTACTGCCATTACAAATTTTTGCGCAATCATTTTCACAATCAGAGATCAAACGCTGGAAACAACAGGCACAAGGTGTTACAATTATTCGTGACAACTGGGGTATTCCGCACATCTATGGAAAAACAGACGCCGATGCAGTGTTTGGTTTGTTATATGCGCAATGCGAAGATGATTTCAAACGGGTGGAAGCAAACTACATTGAGAAGCTTGGTCGTAAAGCTGAAGTTGCAGGTGAGAGTGAATTGTATAATGATCTGTATGTACGTTTAGTGATCGACAGTGCGGAAGCAGTTGCTGATTATAACAAAGCGCCGCAAGGGTTAAAAACATTATTACAGGCTTATGCTGATGGGATCAATTATTATCTCTACACACATCCCGATGTAAAACCTGCATTGCTCACTCGCTTCAAACCATGGTATCAATTATTATGGACCGATGGAAGTATTGGTGCCATCAGTACAGGTGATATAACGGCAGAAGATGTAAAGAATTTATATGGTAATACAAATGCAACGGTTGCCTATCGTCCAAAAGAATTTGAGGATAACAGCAGTGGTTCCAATGGTTTTGCCATTGCTCCATCAAAAACAGAAAGCGGCAATGCCATTTTGTACATCAACCCGCATGTAACATTTTATTTCCGTCCTGAAGTGCATGTGGTGAGTGAGCAAGGTTTGAATGCTTATGGTGCCGTTACATGGGGACAGTTTTTCGTGTACCAGGGTTTTAATGAATATTGTGGCTGGATGCACACCAGTGCAAATGTTGATGTAGCTGATATGTATGCAGAAAAGATGAGCGGCAGCGGTACTAATATGACCTATGAGTACAACAATGAAAAACGTGCGGTGAAACAAAAGCAGATCACGATTAAAGTGAAGCAAGGAAATGAACTCATCAGCAAAACATTCACCACCTATTCAACGCATCATGGTCCGGTAATGGCAAAACGTAACGGACAATACATCAGTGTACGCTCCAGCAATCGTATGATCAATGGATTGCTTCAAAGCTGGCAACGTACCAAAGCAAAAGGACTGGATGATTACAAAAAAGTAATGGCACTTCGTGGCAACACCAGCAACAGTACTGTGTTTGCAGATTCCAAAGGCAACATTGCTTACTGGCATGGCAACTATGTACCGAAGCGTGATACAAAATTCAATTGGGGTAAAGTTGTTGATGGTACAACACCTGCAACTGAATGGCAGGGTTTGCATGATGCAGAAGAAGCTGTGCATGTGTACAATCCATCAACGGGCTGGATACAAAATTGCAACTCTACTCCGTATACAGTGAGTGGTGAAGCAAGTCCAAAGAAAAAAGACTATCCCGTTTACATGGCGCCCGATGGTGAAAATTTTCGTGGCATCAACGCAGCAAGAGTGTTGAGCAAAGAGAATAAATTCACGATCGATAAAACCATTGCTGCAGGTTATGATACCTATCTGTCGGCGTTTGAAGTGCTGATCCCTGCGTTGGTGAAAGCCTATGAAACAGGCGTACAACCGGGCGACAGTCTGCACCGTTCATTGGCAGCACCTATTGCTGTATTAAAAAACTGGAACTACCATTCTTCCAATCATTCCATTGCTACAACATTGGCGGTAGAATGGGCACAACGTTTAAATGCATCGATCCGCAGAATTTATATTGAGGACGGTGATGATGACCAGGTTACTGCTACCAAACGTTTTGCTGCAACAGCTATTCCTTTACAATTATTAGCGCCTTTGAATGAAACAGTAAAACAATTGAAACAGCAATTTGGCACATGGGAAATTCCATGGGGCGATATCAACCGTTATCAACGGGTGAGTAATGATCTTGTTCAAAAGTATGATGATAGCAAGATCAGTTACCCGGTTCCATTCGCTTCAGCATTATGGGGCATGTTGCCTTCATACAACAGTCGCACTTTCACGGGAACAAAAAAACGTTACGGCTTCCATGGCAATAGTTTTGTGTGTGCTGTTGAGTTTGGAGATAAAATAAAAGCAAAATCGTTGCTGGCCGGTGGTAACAGTGGCGATCCCAACAGTAAACATTTCACTGATCAACTGGAAATGTATACGAAGGGTCAATTTAAAGAGGTGCTTTTTTACAAAGAAGATGTACTGAAACATGCTGAGCGAACTTATCATCCCGGAGAATAAGTTTTAACTTGTAATATCTCCTTGTGTGTCTCCATGTATT is part of the Lacibacter sediminis genome and harbors:
- a CDS encoding DUF2490 domain-containing protein, encoding MKQVYLFVVLIFITISAVAQDNREVQTQNHFWTSVNTQARISNKWSVIADLHIRRTNYLKNNNFYYTRVGAAYHINKNLSVSLAGGHMWLANKTATTELFVNENRLVQQIQLNQPLGKIQLSQRLRIEERWIQRVVNSELTDTYRYSTRFRYQLGLSIPLSKKKYIPSLAFADELMMQTGKHIIYNNFDQNRFFAGIKQQITPSLAADFGYMYVWQQRLSGYQYNRNHTIRLFFYWQPDFRKKHTATPTAQNNLPLL
- a CDS encoding penicillin acylase family protein, coding for MKYLLLFFLLPLQIFAQSFSQSEIKRWKQQAQGVTIIRDNWGIPHIYGKTDADAVFGLLYAQCEDDFKRVEANYIEKLGRKAEVAGESELYNDLYVRLVIDSAEAVADYNKAPQGLKTLLQAYADGINYYLYTHPDVKPALLTRFKPWYQLLWTDGSIGAISTGDITAEDVKNLYGNTNATVAYRPKEFEDNSSGSNGFAIAPSKTESGNAILYINPHVTFYFRPEVHVVSEQGLNAYGAVTWGQFFVYQGFNEYCGWMHTSANVDVADMYAEKMSGSGTNMTYEYNNEKRAVKQKQITIKVKQGNELISKTFTTYSTHHGPVMAKRNGQYISVRSSNRMINGLLQSWQRTKAKGLDDYKKVMALRGNTSNSTVFADSKGNIAYWHGNYVPKRDTKFNWGKVVDGTTPATEWQGLHDAEEAVHVYNPSTGWIQNCNSTPYTVSGEASPKKKDYPVYMAPDGENFRGINAARVLSKENKFTIDKTIAAGYDTYLSAFEVLIPALVKAYETGVQPGDSLHRSLAAPIAVLKNWNYHSSNHSIATTLAVEWAQRLNASIRRIYIEDGDDDQVTATKRFAATAIPLQLLAPLNETVKQLKQQFGTWEIPWGDINRYQRVSNDLVQKYDDSKISYPVPFASALWGMLPSYNSRTFTGTKKRYGFHGNSFVCAVEFGDKIKAKSLLAGGNSGDPNSKHFTDQLEMYTKGQFKEVLFYKEDVLKHAERTYHPGE